The following are encoded together in the Bacteroidota bacterium genome:
- a CDS encoding T9SS type A sorting domain-containing protein, with translation MRRYILAIAIVITALTSYGQITITSANIGGPGDSYLMAYDNEIPPHIQPGPAGPAQTWDFTSLTADEIDTVLFLHPDSTPYVGFFPGTNLAISQNDEEMWGFLAKNMLELSILGAVIPVPELGVMPVILEPKDIMADFPVNYLDSLEHSFKVDVRIASPEPGIDSIRYKSTTFKTSITDAWGTMNLPMGSYDVLRVNEQRVMVDSVWTKLLWFWIFVSRTVDTMEMYYWWSNAPEAGYYLASMDVDPGTTQINTLSFMHNPEVGLFERNDFEVNVYPVPVRDNLHLEFPSVLNANLRIMNAAGQLVQEGSWENENKITVNTGNLQAGVYFYVLRDETGRFLQSGKFLKTR, from the coding sequence ATGAGAAGATATATCCTGGCAATTGCTATTGTTATAACCGCCCTGACATCCTACGGGCAGATAACCATTACCAGCGCCAATATTGGTGGCCCCGGTGATTCATACCTGATGGCTTACGACAATGAGATCCCTCCTCATATTCAGCCCGGCCCGGCTGGTCCTGCACAGACCTGGGATTTTACCTCCCTTACTGCAGACGAGATCGATACGGTTTTATTCCTCCATCCCGATTCAACTCCCTATGTCGGCTTTTTCCCCGGTACCAATCTTGCAATTTCCCAGAATGATGAAGAAATGTGGGGTTTCCTTGCAAAAAACATGCTTGAACTTTCCATTCTTGGGGCCGTCATTCCCGTTCCTGAACTGGGAGTAATGCCGGTCATCCTTGAACCCAAAGATATTATGGCCGACTTTCCGGTGAACTACCTTGATTCCCTTGAACATTCGTTCAAAGTGGATGTCAGAATAGCCAGTCCTGAACCCGGAATCGACTCCATCCGCTACAAAAGCACAACCTTTAAAACCAGTATAACAGATGCCTGGGGAACCATGAACCTTCCCATGGGCAGCTATGATGTGCTGAGGGTGAATGAACAAAGGGTGATGGTGGATAGTGTATGGACGAAGTTGCTATGGTTTTGGATTTTTGTCAGCAGAACAGTGGATACCATGGAAATGTACTATTGGTGGTCGAACGCACCAGAAGCCGGGTATTACCTCGCCAGCATGGATGTAGATCCAGGTACAACACAGATCAATACCCTCAGCTTTATGCATAATCCTGAAGTCGGATTATTTGAAAGAAACGATTTTGAAGTCAATGTATATCCGGTTCCGGTTAGAGATAACCTGCACCTTGAGTTTCCATCAGTCCTCAACGCCAACCTCAGAATAATGAACGCTGCCGGCCAGCTTGTTCAGGAAGGATCATGGGAGAATGAAAACAAAATAACGGTGAATACCGGTAACCTGCAGGCAGGAGTTTACTTTTATGTGCTTAGGGATGAAACCGGCCGTTTTCTGCAGTCTGGTAAATTTCTGAAAACAAGGTGA
- a CDS encoding (Fe-S)-binding protein — MAKQIVFALVLMITLIIFFYTAYRYYRFFRLTRPFPVKNFGKRFMIMLKVAFGQTKILRKPVIGLMHALVWWGFIIILIGSIEMIIDGLVGTDRVLSVLGPVYDVITASGDIFAFIILVLILAFLFRRIFMHIKRFTGAEMKHTSHMDANFALTLIFLLMVSLLGMNTFYILLSEAHDETIHGTFPISAVIAGWFGGLPEHSAFLWHEINWWAHIVWIFLFANILPYSKHFHVFMSVPNVFLSRLEPLGYLYNMPEITKEVKLMMDPSTAYAEPSGDEAAPVKRFGVLDVEDITWKNYLDSLSCTECGRCTAVCPANITGKKLSPRKIIMDVRARMKEKGPGLVNDESFSDGKSLIRDFITEEELWACTTCNACTQECPININHPTLIVDMRRYLVMEESKGPGELNSIFTNIENNGAPWQFSPDDRMKWAEDAGLQVPVMAQLQTEGKTPEYLFWVGSAGAFDDRYKKVTREFVKILNHLNIDYAVLGTEETDSGDVARRAGNEMLFQMQAMMNIELMKAYGVKKIVTCCPHDYNTFKNEYPDLGGDFEVIHHSRFLEDLIRKGVIHSGNGKFSGDLVTFHDPCYLGRANDEYDAPREVLKSMGCNLKEMKRTKSFALCCGAGGGQMFKEAEKGNKEVFLERMEDVLETSANIIATACPFCMVMMTDGIKYKNREESMKNYDIAEIVAMQMGI, encoded by the coding sequence ATGGCAAAACAGATAGTCTTCGCCCTGGTATTAATGATCACCCTGATCATTTTCTTTTACACAGCTTACCGTTATTATCGTTTCTTCAGGTTAACCAGGCCCTTTCCTGTCAAAAACTTCGGGAAGCGGTTCATGATCATGCTGAAGGTGGCCTTCGGGCAAACCAAGATATTGAGAAAGCCGGTGATAGGACTGATGCATGCCCTGGTTTGGTGGGGTTTTATCATCATTCTGATAGGCAGCATTGAAATGATTATCGACGGGTTGGTGGGGACAGACAGGGTTCTATCGGTTCTTGGCCCTGTTTATGACGTAATCACTGCCAGCGGTGATATCTTTGCTTTTATCATCCTGGTTTTGATCCTGGCCTTTTTATTCCGCAGGATTTTTATGCATATTAAGCGTTTCACCGGGGCGGAGATGAAGCATACTTCGCATATGGATGCGAACTTTGCGCTGACCCTGATATTCCTGCTCATGGTTTCGCTCCTGGGAATGAACACCTTTTACATTCTTTTATCGGAAGCCCATGACGAAACCATACATGGAACGTTTCCAATAAGTGCTGTTATCGCTGGCTGGTTTGGAGGTTTACCGGAACATTCTGCTTTTCTTTGGCATGAGATCAACTGGTGGGCACATATTGTCTGGATCTTCCTTTTTGCCAATATTCTCCCCTATTCAAAACATTTTCATGTGTTCATGTCGGTTCCCAACGTTTTCCTGAGCCGTTTGGAACCACTGGGGTATCTATATAACATGCCGGAGATCACTAAAGAAGTAAAGCTGATGATGGACCCCAGCACAGCTTACGCAGAACCTTCAGGAGATGAAGCGGCTCCTGTGAAAAGGTTTGGAGTTCTGGATGTGGAAGACATCACCTGGAAAAATTATCTCGATTCGCTTTCCTGCACCGAATGCGGGAGATGCACTGCGGTATGTCCGGCAAATATTACCGGTAAAAAGCTTTCACCCAGGAAGATCATCATGGATGTACGGGCACGCATGAAGGAAAAAGGTCCCGGGCTTGTCAATGATGAATCCTTTAGTGATGGCAAGTCGCTTATCCGTGATTTCATCACCGAGGAAGAGTTGTGGGCATGTACAACGTGTAATGCCTGCACCCAGGAATGTCCGATCAACATCAACCACCCTACTCTGATTGTCGATATGCGACGATACCTGGTAATGGAGGAATCAAAAGGACCGGGTGAGCTGAATTCCATATTTACCAATATTGAGAACAACGGTGCCCCCTGGCAGTTCTCTCCTGATGACAGGATGAAATGGGCTGAAGATGCAGGCTTGCAGGTGCCGGTCATGGCACAGCTGCAAACCGAAGGGAAGACCCCGGAGTATCTTTTCTGGGTTGGCTCGGCAGGGGCTTTCGACGACCGTTACAAGAAAGTGACCCGTGAGTTTGTCAAGATACTCAATCATCTGAATATTGATTATGCCGTGCTGGGGACAGAAGAAACCGATAGCGGAGATGTAGCCAGAAGAGCCGGAAATGAAATGCTATTCCAGATGCAGGCCATGATGAACATCGAGTTAATGAAGGCCTATGGGGTTAAAAAGATTGTCACCTGCTGTCCCCACGACTACAATACCTTTAAAAACGAATATCCCGATCTGGGTGGAGATTTTGAGGTGATCCATCACAGCCGTTTCCTGGAAGATCTTATCAGGAAAGGCGTAATTCATAGCGGTAATGGCAAATTCTCCGGCGACCTTGTTACCTTCCACGATCCCTGTTATCTCGGCAGGGCAAACGATGAATACGATGCACCCCGTGAGGTGTTGAAAAGCATGGGCTGTAATTTAAAGGAAATGAAGCGCACGAAAAGCTTTGCCCTTTGCTGCGGTGCCGGGGGAGGACAGATGTTCAAGGAAGCCGAAAAAGGAAACAAGGAAGTTTTCCTGGAACGCATGGAAGATGTGCTCGAAACCAGCGCCAATATTATTGCAACAGCCTGCCCCTTCTGCATGGTAATGATGACCGACGGCATCAAATACAAAAACAGGGAAGAGTCGATGAAGAACTATGACATTGCAGAAATCGTGGCAATGCAAATGGGAATATGA